TTCCGTATATGTCGTATTTTTTCATCTCTGTCTTAATTGATAAGTATTTCGGCAAATAGAAATAATCCTACTCTTAGATAGAAACAATTCAATATGATTAATGACAATACAAGGGATAATTCAGGTCATATAAATCATGCATTGGCAAATAATATTTATTTTACATCTATGAAACTGATAGTTGACGTTAAAGAAAACAAGGCAGAATTCCTGTTAGAGGTGCTGAGAAATTTTTCATTCGTTAAAGCAACTCCAATAAGTGAAGAAAAAGCTAAGATCATCAGTGATCTGAAAGAAGCTGTGGATGAAGTGAAGTTGGCTAAGGAAGGAAAGATTCAATTACAATCAGCCGAAGATTTTCTTAATGAAATTGAAGATTGAACTCACAGCTAAATTCAAGCGAAAAGCTAAATCAATTCTCAAAAAGCACCCCTCGTTTAAGAGTGACTTAAGCAGCTTGATTAGTCAGTTAAAAGAAAACCCTCGACAAGGCACTCCCCTGAAAAACAACTGCTACAAGATACGATTGTCCATCACTTCGAAAGGGAAAGGAAAATCAGGAGGGGCACGTGTCATTACTCATCTACATATCACAGCTACTACGATATACCTCATTTACATTTACGACAAATCAGAACAAGAGAACATTAGTGACAAAGAAATACTCGAACTAATCAAAGGTCTTTAAGAAGGACGGTTGGATAGGAGTTCAAAAAGACCTTTTTTTGCGTTCCTACTTATACAGAGGGAAATTAATTAATCAAAAAAACAGAGAAAGTGAGTACCGAAAAACGCACCAAAATACTGGACATACTCCAATCGGGAGAGGTTGGATCCAGTGCGCTTGTCAAGGGATGGATTAGAACCAAGAGGCAAAACAAGAACGTCGCGTTCATTGCCCTCAACGATGGCTCTACCCTCAATAACCTTCAGCTGGTAGCGGATCCCAATGAGATT
This is a stretch of genomic DNA from Reichenbachiella ulvae. It encodes these proteins:
- a CDS encoding type II toxin-antitoxin system RelE/ParE family toxin, yielding MKLKIELTAKFKRKAKSILKKHPSFKSDLSSLISQLKENPRQGTPLKNNCYKIRLSITSKGKGKSGGARVITHLHITATTIYLIYIYDKSEQENISDKEILELIKGL